Proteins encoded by one window of Pseudonocardia sp. HH130629-09:
- a CDS encoding toxin-antitoxin system HicB family antitoxin codes for MDLTPYVAQLRDDLAAAAAAGDEQTRRTAALLGSALEPAARLAIMNALSDLASEATAALGDRSVEVRLHGREVRVSVSGGDPEPGHAPTPDPTPAGEGTSPFDGFPFDGTAASGRQTSSAGPAAGGSPFSGDAGDISRVTLRIVEQIKAQAERAAQSQGVSLNTWVSQAVQGALAGAEGRTGRPHRNGRSLRGWVQG; via the coding sequence ATGGACCTCACGCCGTACGTCGCGCAGCTGCGCGACGACCTCGCCGCCGCAGCGGCCGCGGGCGACGAGCAGACCCGCCGCACCGCGGCACTGCTCGGCTCCGCGCTCGAGCCCGCAGCCCGGCTCGCGATCATGAACGCACTGTCGGACCTGGCCTCGGAGGCGACCGCCGCGCTCGGCGACCGTTCTGTCGAGGTCCGCCTGCACGGCCGGGAGGTGCGCGTGTCGGTGTCCGGCGGCGACCCGGAGCCCGGACACGCACCCACCCCGGACCCCACCCCGGCGGGCGAGGGGACGTCCCCGTTCGACGGCTTCCCGTTCGACGGCACCGCCGCCTCCGGTCGTCAGACCTCCTCCGCAGGCCCGGCGGCCGGCGGCTCGCCGTTCTCCGGCGACGCCGGTGACATCAGTCGGGTCACCCTGCGCATCGTCGAGCAGATCAAGGCCCAGGCCGAGCGGGCCGCCCAGTCGCAGGGCGTCTCGCTCAACACCTGGGTGTCCCAGGCCGTGCAGGGGGCGCTGGCCGGCGCGGAGGGGCGCACCGGCAGACCGCACCGCAACGGGCGCAGCCTGCGGGGATGGGTGCAGGGATGA
- a CDS encoding DUF4097 family beta strand repeat-containing protein: MSDEQTGPVEPDDAGADATHDGGAHTEGTGAGGARSGDAGHPPTAGADPGGAGTGDAGTDTPSRSERFDCAGAAEIEVTTGAGRIRIDLVEGADEVRAEITADRSAAPWSGGLGGLLDWIGSSMTGRAGVPQAGAGWSGRGFDPIVGAPWEATGDPSADAVDAVTVEWSAATRRLVVRGPDGAALGAVPLVVTISAPAGSRPAVRTGAASVELTGRASWAAVRTGSGAARLAEVHGDADVTTGAGSIDLGTCSGRAHLRAGSGGVEAGSLGGASRIRTGSGDIRVGELTADLEVRSGSGDVVVADAVSGDVRLGTGSGSVRVGVHSGVAAELDLSTGSGRARSELDVRHDTPPTAPAVRLSGRTGSGDVLVTRVSVAV; the protein is encoded by the coding sequence ATGAGCGACGAGCAGACCGGCCCCGTCGAGCCGGACGACGCCGGCGCTGACGCCACGCACGACGGCGGCGCCCACACCGAAGGCACCGGCGCCGGCGGAGCACGCAGCGGCGACGCCGGCCACCCGCCGACCGCCGGTGCGGACCCCGGCGGTGCGGGCACCGGGGACGCCGGCACCGACACGCCCTCCCGCAGCGAGCGGTTCGACTGCGCCGGTGCCGCCGAGATCGAGGTGACGACCGGCGCAGGCCGGATCCGGATCGACCTGGTCGAGGGCGCCGACGAGGTGCGCGCGGAGATCACCGCCGACCGCAGCGCCGCGCCCTGGTCCGGCGGCCTCGGCGGGCTGCTGGACTGGATCGGCAGCTCGATGACCGGCCGCGCCGGCGTCCCCCAGGCCGGGGCGGGCTGGTCCGGGCGCGGGTTCGACCCGATCGTCGGTGCCCCCTGGGAGGCCACCGGCGATCCCTCGGCCGACGCCGTCGACGCCGTCACCGTCGAGTGGTCGGCGGCGACGCGACGCCTGGTGGTGCGCGGTCCGGACGGCGCCGCCCTCGGCGCGGTGCCGCTGGTGGTGACCATCTCCGCGCCCGCCGGGTCGCGGCCCGCGGTACGGACCGGCGCGGCCTCGGTCGAGCTGACCGGCCGCGCGTCCTGGGCCGCGGTGCGGACCGGGTCCGGTGCGGCCCGGCTCGCCGAGGTGCACGGCGACGCCGACGTCACCACCGGTGCGGGGTCGATCGACCTGGGCACGTGCTCGGGCCGGGCCCACCTGCGTGCCGGCTCCGGCGGGGTCGAGGCCGGATCGCTCGGCGGCGCGTCGCGCATCCGGACCGGCAGCGGCGACATCCGCGTCGGCGAGCTCACGGCGGACCTGGAGGTGCGCTCGGGGTCGGGGGACGTGGTCGTCGCCGATGCGGTGTCCGGTGACGTCCGCCTCGGCACCGGGTCGGGGTCGGTCCGGGTCGGGGTGCACTCCGGTGTCGCCGCCGAGCTGGACCTGTCGACCGGGTCGGGCCGTGCCCGCTCCGAGCTCGACGTCCGTCACGACACCCCGCCGACAGCGCCGGCGGTGCGGCTGTCCGGGCGCACCGGCAGCGGTGACGTCCTGGTGACCCGCGTCTCCGTGGCGGTCTGA
- a CDS encoding nitroreductase family deazaflavin-dependent oxidoreductase, with translation MDRTEIAATNASMTARVLQMPPAPVPDGGYALRVLRTRGRRSGEPRDTPIGVVGHDGATYLVSPTGGRDWVRNLRATPECAIRSAAGDEPHRGVEPDRPEAAAAVVGYLRALDVPWALAAFPVSADATEEQVAEHLDAIAVFRLDPA, from the coding sequence GTGGACCGCACCGAGATCGCCGCGACGAACGCCTCCATGACCGCCCGGGTACTGCAGATGCCTCCGGCCCCCGTCCCGGACGGCGGCTACGCACTGCGTGTGCTGCGCACCCGCGGGCGGCGCAGCGGGGAGCCGCGCGACACCCCGATCGGCGTCGTCGGGCACGACGGTGCCACCTACCTGGTCTCCCCCACCGGTGGGCGGGACTGGGTGCGCAACCTGCGGGCGACGCCGGAGTGCGCGATCCGCTCCGCCGCGGGCGACGAGCCGCACCGGGGGGTGGAGCCCGACCGCCCCGAGGCCGCGGCGGCCGTCGTCGGCTACCTGCGGGCGCTCGACGTGCCGTGGGCCCTGGCGGCGTTCCCGGTGTCGGCCGACGCCACCGAGGAGCAGGTCGCCGAGCACCTGGATGCGATCGCCGTGTTCCGTCTCGACCCCGCCTGA
- a CDS encoding winged helix-turn-helix domain-containing protein: MRTISADVARRTFLAAQGFTDPRPSGPVTRRHLGRVLDRVKLLQLDSVNIAVRAHYMPLFSRLGAYPIALLDDAAWSPSARRPRLLAETWAHEASLVPVQDMPLLSHEALPRRWWKHYGPLLEKHPSLAGDILDVVAESGPLGAGAIEKALAPHGRAGEVRPRPPGATWWERSEVKRVCEYLFAVGELAVGTRVHFERRYDLPSRVLPPEILALPAPDPADAARELVARSASALGVGTETDLRDYYRLGPERTRTAIAELVDAGALEPVSVRGWDRPAYRDPAARVPRTVTGRALLCPFDPLVWERGRTERIFGFRYRIEIYVPEPKREYGYYVFPFLLDGELVGRVDLKADRAAGVLRVPGAFAEPGATAPRPRIAAELAGELATMAGWLALDGVAVGERGNLAAELRAEVAAR, from the coding sequence GTGCGCACGATCTCCGCCGACGTCGCCCGTCGGACCTTCCTTGCGGCCCAGGGCTTCACCGATCCACGGCCGTCCGGGCCGGTCACCCGCCGCCACCTCGGCCGGGTGCTGGACCGGGTGAAGCTGCTCCAGCTCGACTCGGTCAACATCGCGGTGCGCGCGCACTACATGCCGCTGTTCAGCAGGCTCGGTGCCTACCCCATCGCCCTCCTCGACGACGCGGCCTGGTCACCGAGCGCGCGGCGACCGCGCCTGCTGGCGGAGACCTGGGCGCACGAGGCGAGTCTGGTCCCGGTCCAGGACATGCCGCTGCTCTCCCACGAGGCGCTGCCGCGGCGCTGGTGGAAGCACTACGGCCCGCTGCTGGAGAAGCACCCGTCCCTGGCGGGGGACATCCTCGACGTGGTGGCGGAGTCCGGGCCGCTGGGCGCCGGTGCGATCGAGAAGGCGCTCGCCCCGCACGGGCGGGCCGGTGAGGTGCGCCCGCGCCCGCCGGGGGCAACCTGGTGGGAGCGGTCGGAGGTCAAGCGGGTCTGCGAGTACCTGTTCGCCGTCGGCGAGCTGGCGGTCGGCACGCGTGTGCACTTCGAGCGCCGCTACGACCTCCCCTCGCGGGTGCTGCCGCCGGAGATCCTCGCGCTGCCCGCCCCCGACCCGGCCGACGCGGCGCGCGAGCTCGTCGCGCGGTCCGCCTCCGCGCTGGGGGTCGGTACCGAGACCGACCTGCGCGACTACTACCGGCTCGGCCCGGAACGCACCCGCACCGCGATCGCCGAGCTGGTCGACGCGGGTGCCCTGGAGCCGGTGAGCGTGCGCGGCTGGGACCGGCCCGCCTACCGCGACCCGGCCGCCCGGGTGCCGCGCACGGTGACCGGGCGGGCGCTGCTGTGTCCGTTCGACCCGCTGGTCTGGGAGCGGGGCCGGACCGAGCGGATCTTCGGGTTCCGCTACCGCATCGAGATCTACGTGCCGGAGCCGAAGCGGGAGTACGGCTACTACGTCTTCCCGTTCCTGCTGGACGGCGAGCTCGTCGGCCGGGTCGACCTCAAGGCCGACCGGGCGGCCGGCGTGCTGCGGGTGCCCGGGGCGTTCGCCGAGCCCGGGGCGACCGCCCCGCGCCCGCGGATCGCCGCCGAGCTGGCCGGCGAGCTCGCGACGATGGCGGGCTGGCTCGCGCTCGACGGCGTCGCCGTGGGGGAGCGGGGCAACCTGGCCGCGGAGCTGCGTGCCGAGGTCGCCGCCCGCTGA